Proteins from a single region of Runella sp. SP2:
- the nuoL gene encoding NADH-quinone oxidoreductase subunit L, producing MFSKLLILLFLPLVSCLGLLSVGKKANAWAGWVASFVSLLGLGISLYLFQSWVDAPQQFAVEWFQLKEKSFTLSLQTDNLTLIMLILVHFVALLVQLFSISYMHDDAGQWRYFAFLGVFVFSMLLIVLAGNLFLMYVGWELVGLSSYLLIGFWYEKPRAVWAAKKAFILNRIGDAGFLMGILLLFWYFGTSELSVLSSQLAVNSLQVIVSGNELTLIGLLLFCGAVGKSAQFPLSAWLPDAMEGPTPVSALIHAATMVAAGIFLLARIYFLLTPDALTIIALIGGITMVMGAYRAIFQTDIKKLLAYSTISQLGLMVLGMGIGAREAALFHLLTHAFFKAGLFLCAGAVIHAVHTQDMRQMGNLRPKMKITFIAYSICAAALAGLPFFSGFLSKDAILVETFAWASQRTAIAYVLPVSALVSAGLTAFYITKQWRLVFLTRPTSETVVHSPEIQEADKLMQLPMVLLAGLSVFVWFSINPLDAAHGWFFQLFPSKFSHEWHTIVATLSIIVAAVGISLGYICTFNHNIPSIVQQFGTLHDAIKKAYEQGWNSVKHQLQILREHDPETEQFLFLISPLQKIGQWLYHLDSKIVDVTVNGFAYLTVIIAHIIGRFDRMVVDGAVNGAAWLARFVGSRTRNLQNGQAQSYFVVVLVGIIAVILWVLH from the coding sequence ATGTTTTCAAAGCTACTCATTCTTCTTTTTTTACCCTTGGTTAGTTGCCTCGGGCTGTTGTCAGTAGGCAAAAAAGCCAATGCTTGGGCAGGTTGGGTCGCATCCTTTGTTTCTCTCCTCGGGCTTGGTATCTCGCTTTATCTGTTTCAATCGTGGGTAGATGCTCCGCAGCAGTTTGCCGTTGAGTGGTTTCAGCTCAAAGAAAAATCATTTACGTTATCGCTTCAAACCGACAACCTTACGCTCATTATGCTTATTCTTGTGCATTTTGTGGCGTTGTTGGTTCAGCTTTTCTCCATCAGCTACATGCACGACGATGCGGGGCAGTGGCGGTATTTTGCTTTTTTGGGCGTGTTTGTCTTTTCGATGTTATTGATTGTGCTCGCTGGCAACCTATTTTTAATGTACGTAGGTTGGGAATTGGTGGGTTTGTCTTCCTATTTATTAATTGGATTTTGGTACGAAAAACCAAGGGCGGTTTGGGCAGCAAAAAAAGCTTTTATCCTCAACCGAATTGGCGACGCGGGCTTTTTAATGGGAATTTTGCTCCTATTTTGGTATTTCGGAACGAGCGAATTATCGGTGCTAAGTTCGCAGTTGGCGGTTAACAGTTTACAGGTTATAGTTTCTGGTAATGAATTGACACTCATTGGCTTGCTGCTTTTTTGTGGAGCCGTAGGGAAATCCGCACAATTTCCCCTTTCAGCTTGGCTTCCTGACGCCATGGAAGGCCCAACGCCCGTTTCGGCACTGATTCACGCCGCAACCATGGTGGCAGCGGGGATTTTTTTGTTAGCAAGAATTTATTTTTTACTGACGCCTGATGCCCTTACCATCATCGCCCTCATTGGCGGAATTACCATGGTGATGGGTGCTTACCGCGCCATTTTTCAAACAGACATCAAAAAACTTTTGGCCTACTCCACCATTTCACAACTAGGCTTGATGGTACTCGGAATGGGGATTGGCGCGCGCGAAGCAGCTTTGTTTCACTTATTGACCCACGCTTTTTTCAAAGCAGGGCTATTTTTGTGCGCAGGAGCCGTCATACACGCCGTACATACACAAGACATGCGGCAGATGGGCAACCTACGCCCCAAAATGAAAATCACCTTCATCGCTTATTCGATTTGTGCAGCGGCATTGGCAGGCTTACCGTTCTTTTCGGGCTTTTTATCGAAAGACGCGATTTTGGTAGAAACATTTGCTTGGGCTTCGCAACGCACTGCCATTGCGTACGTCTTACCCGTCTCAGCCCTTGTTTCAGCTGGGCTAACGGCCTTTTATATTACAAAACAGTGGCGTTTGGTCTTTCTAACGCGACCTACTTCCGAAACGGTGGTGCACTCGCCTGAAATACAAGAAGCCGATAAGCTCATGCAGCTTCCGATGGTTTTGTTGGCAGGATTGTCGGTTTTTGTGTGGTTTTCTATCAACCCTTTAGACGCCGCACACGGTTGGTTTTTCCAACTTTTCCCTAGTAAATTTAGTCATGAATGGCATACCATCGTTGCTACTTTATCAATAATTGTTGCAGCAGTAGGCATTAGTTTGGGATACATTTGTACTTTTAATCACAACATTCCATCTATTGTTCAGCAATTTGGGACATTGCACGATGCCATCAAAAAAGCATACGAACAAGGTTGGAATTCGGTCAAGCATCAACTCCAAATCCTAAGAGAGCACGACCCCGAAACGGAGCAGTTTTTGTTTTTAATAAGTCCTCTCCAAAAAATTGGACAATGGCTGTATCATCTCGATAGCAAAATTGTGGATGTAACCGTCAATGGATTTGCTTATTTAACCGTCATTATCGCTCATATCATTGGTCGTTTTGACCGAATGGTCGTC